TGCTGGACGCTGTAGGTAAGACTAGCATGGATAAGTGCGCCCCATAGTACAGTCcttaaaattttgaatcatACAAAAGTTCTATGCAAATTGaacaattctttttttctgataGTCTAATTGCACAATTCTAACATCACGAGATCACAAAAAACCGCTCCCAGTTACTACCGATTGAGATCTCTTACCGATTCCGTAGGAACTATTCTATACGTATTCAAATTTTAGGAACACATTTAGGACATCTTTGATAGAAGGAAAATCCAAATCATTATTTATGGATTGTTAGGAATTTTCCCACAAAAGTAGTTTGATTTGTAGAATTCAACGAGATGAATCCATATTACAACCGTGAGCTAATCACAAAGTTTAAATTACCCCACTGAACTCCAATACTGGTTTGAGTATAACATGCAACTATTCATACTGTTTAAATTACCCCATGACGTGGCCAAGATATGATTTTCGCATCCGTGGCGTGTTTTGACCGAGTTGACATCCAAATTTTTTCTTCAATACCGAGTCAAAATGCACTGAAATCTTAACAGTAGGGTTAACAACAacatttatgatttttttcaatttgggaactttttggaattcaaaatttaaaactcaAGCATAAAATGTCATTTTCTACTGATCGTTTGCCCAAAGAAGCTGAAACTTTAAGAGTGGGTTGGGTTgagaacatgattttttattttcttcatttttctgGACTGAAAAAACCTTAGTTGACTTAGTCAAacatactcactccgttcctaaatttttgttgttgttttagctCGGATCAGAGcctcggagggagtatcaagtATGTTAGAACCATCTTTTCGTTGGGTGAAGGTGGTAAGGCATGAATAATTGGAGTTTGTGTTCTAACCAGTGTTGGAGTTGAGGGGATAATTTAAACTTTGTTGTTAGTCTAGAGTTGTAATATGAACTTATCTCAGCTGCAACCCATCAGAATATTCATTAAACATGCGGGTTActtctaaaaaaattgattgGTAAAAATGCAAGAATAGATTTCACTAGCAAAGGGACCAATAAATTACAAATAAAGAATCATGAACTATCATAGTCAACTCGCGAGAAGCAAGATGTAGTTAGCTCATGCCTAATAACAGAACACTATTCACTAACTTCACATATCTTTTCCTCAGTACTACTTACAATATCATCTAGTTCCCCACCTTacgaaaaaaaatgcagcctATAAAGCAAGTCGCCTAAATTGAAGGAAAATTTTGTAAAACAAGGGGGCTCacaatgaaaaaagaaagagtttGCTGAAGTTACAATGGTGATTGACTGCAACTCATCACAGAACCTTGACGCCACTCGGCCGTTTACCTTCCATGGCATCCTTCTTGTCGCGGCAATCAGAACAAAGGAAAGGGCTTTGCCATGGTTTAGAGCTGGAAGAGAATTTCGAACCAGCATGAACCGATATACCTTCACTTGGATCAAGGTCTACCTGGCAGATAGCACATGTAAACAAGCTTGACGTTCTCCGACCACTTGAGTGATTACCTAACCTGCACCTTGAAGTAAATCAAATTAGTGTTCGGTTTATAGTGGAATCCCAATTGGCATTACACTCACACCATCTCTTCAACCAAGGAACTATAATATAAAACAATACACTGATGAAGAAAATAGAAATGAAAAGAGGTTGTTCTAAAGAAAAGTTCAAGTTCATCACAACGCATGATTGCCCTAACGTGATGCATAGTTGGCTAATAAATTGGGATACAAGTCATACCAGGTTAATGATCAGAACCGTCACGAAATTGACCTTAGGAGATGAAATCATGATTTTACAGTGAGCCATAGGTAATTTAAAGCAAACTAGCTGAAATGCCCGAGCGTTGCAACGgagcaacaaaacaaaatgtagGCCCGATTTGCCTCCAGTTCTCCCTGCAGCGCCCGCACCGACTCCTCAgccgcctccttctccccccGCAGCCGCGTAGCTATCGCATCCAGCTCCTCCACTGCCGGATCAGCTCCTCAGACGCCTTCCCTCCCGGAGCCTTTGATGACAGCTCTGGCGTTCGTGCGGGCGGCCGTGGTTTCACAAAACAGTGCGACTCTGTCAAGACGAGGTGACGAACTGATCCATGGAGGCATGTATGTACGTACCCGGCAGGATCAGCGCCCTAGCCTCGCAATCCACCGCGGCTGACGGACGAAGCACCAATGGGTCTCCTTTTCCGGGAGGGGCAAGGCAGTGCGTCGATGACTCGGTTCCCGTCCGGGTATCGGTGTCTTTTTTTACTTGTTGGAAACAGAaaaatcacatgaagacgcacgtGCACACACGATCAGAAAATATTTTAAACACCTGTGACTTGTCGTGCCTTGCTTTTCTCTCTGTGGTCGTCtcggcccgcgccgccgtaGAAGCTCGCGGAGTAGGCAGCCGAGATCGCGCgggcggacgaggaggagcagcggacACGGGGCGTGGCAACGCGGGACGAGGTGGGGGCGCCCGGGGAAGCGCGGGAGGGTTGCGGGAGGTGGAGACGGACCTCGTGGCGCGGTCTCGCGTTGGCAGGGCTGAGTAACTTTTATTGTCCGGTGGTAACGGGGGTAAGGGGAATTGGAAACGGACGACGCAGGTGGCGCGGGGCTTGACGAAGAAATGTGGAGAAAAAAAGGTGGAACCTtacgtattttttagataggtatagattcAGGCATACTGCATATCAATTCAGGACAATTTTCCAACTTTCGAAAGGATTAATCACATatttgaaaaacaaatgaaacattgAAGGGGTAAGAATGGCAACTTCAACGCAAGCCAGCCAATCCTCAACATTAACCGATGAAGAAACAGGTCAGCCTCAAATATAAAACGCAGTTGGTTCTCATGTTAGATTTCAATTAGGAGTAGCTATGCCTCACCATGACTATTATTTTGTGTGTGCGTGGTTCAAAACGAATCTTACTACTTACACCTTTCAACAGGGACTAGTGAAAAACACTTAGAAAATTCAGAATAAAGAATGTGGAAATTGTTTGGAATCTGATTTACAACTAACCTCTCTGAGAGCATCGCTGAACCTTCTTCAAATATCTCTTCAACCATACCCACTGAAGAAAGTTGTTTAGTCAATTTATTAGACATgacctttcctttttttctaaatatCAGAGACTTGATCTTATTCATCTTTTTCGGTGGAGATGGGAGCCGCATCGTTTGATCAGGCGGGATTATGTCAACAACTACGCAGGTTGTATCATCTTTTAAGCCCCTGGTCCTGAGCGCCTCCTAAATGATTATTTCAGAAATGCAATTgatgagaaaaaagaacatgtcTGCTGTTACaaacatctactccctccgatccataataagtgtctctaatttagtacaactttgtaataaattagtacaaaatctgagacacttattatggatcggagggagtaatacgcTGGGACCATTAGAAGCATCACCAATGGTACAGCAGAACCATTTTAACTATAAAGTGACGCTAACCTTCACTATTTGCTTAGCAGCGAGTTCAGCAGGCAACCCTCTGCAACACTTCGCAGCTACTTCTGAGGACAATGAATCCCAAATGCCGTCTGAAGCAATAATAAGCCTCCCACCAGCATTTGATAactaagaaaaacaaacagcATATCAAGCAGAAAGCATTTAGTATCTACGAGCAGTAGCTGAATGTATTTGCTGGGTCATTTTCTTATAGCGAAATAACGTCATATATACACAGAATTATAATATTCTGAAGCAGAATACTTGGATCACTTCATGACTTGTCACACTAGTACCTTCACTTGCTTGACATAAGGAACAGGTACAATAAATTCACCGACATCGATATCTCCAATGGATCTTGATAAGCATAAACCTCCTGGCCAGCATCTTAGTGGGCCGATCTAAAAACAGGGAAACAAAAATTCTTAAGAGCATGTTTGCGTCCTTccaaagttttttttgtctttatTATGGATCTATCTTATACAGCAAAACCAACTAGTACAATAAATCCTTTTGAGCAGTAAGTGAGAGCAAACCTCTGCCCCACCAACAACACTTAGCCTGCCAACTTCACCTCCACTCGCTGTGACACGCTCCCTCCTACCAACATTTTATTTGACAGTTAGGATGACATTACATGAACATTGTCCATCTTACTGCTTGGGCATTAACCAGAAAGAATATAAGGAAATGCCATTGAATGAAATTACATAATATAGGGTTGCACCATCATAACCACGAGTTAATGAACAATTTCCACTTCCCACCCTTACATTACTGCTGCAGATAATTATATGAGTAAACTCCACTGCTGAAATTTCCAATTTCTTtgtcatatatatattttgtgttCACTAAAATGGTCCTCTTTGATTCACAACAATTTTGCTGGAATTCCAGAGTAAATTCATTTCCCGGAGGAATCAAGAAAGTGCCAAAAGAGGAACCAAACAGCTACACCCAGCACACCCAGCATGCTATTATAGTTTTACCCATTAATGCTTAGCTGTAGAGAAAAAAGTGCTTGGTGACTTGCAAAATGTTCCAAATAAAGCAACTTGTACTCACTCCTCGACGTTTTCTTCTAGTCTGTGATCCACTGTGAGCAAAGAAACAGACCCACCCTGAGCATCCAAAATACAGCGAGAATCACCTACTGAAGCAACAGTGATAGTCCAACCGTCGATTATAACAAATGTGGCAGTTGTGCCAGAAGTTTGACCTGGTAGccacaaaaggaaaaattcaTTAGTATTCGTCATAACTTGTGTTGCTGCGGTAAACGCCAAATACCCATGACAAAGCCATGCCTTTGGTTTGGAATTCCTTGTCTGTCTTAACGAAGCCAGAGACAAGCGCACGGGGCAGAGCATGCAACCACTCATTACGGGACAGCCCCCGTGGCATCGCGCTAAGGACATGGTTGAGCAGATTGTCCCTTGTATATATCGCGGCAGCGTTGCCGTTATGTCCGTCAAGAACCTGAATACAACAAAACATCCAGTTAATAAATAGAGACATCGTCATGATCCATCCTCAACTGCAAGCATTCCAGTTCATAGCCCACCTGAGCAGTGGCTAAGTGCGTATACATGCAATTTCCAGGCACAAACTGGGTCCTAAACTGAGAACAGGCCTACAAAGATCTACAACCAAGCAGAATCTATAGCTGAACGCATCAATTCACTAGTCATCCACCCCACAGATGGGAGCAGACAAAATACAAGCTTCCTCTGCAGCTGCACTAACTTCAACAAGCGCATCAAAGCTCACTAGCTAGATATTTAGCTACTCCCGAGCTCAAAAAATCAACACCACCCCCACCCATAccccccctaaaaaaaaaagaacaatcaAACCCCAGCCGCAGATCAAGTAGATGCGGTGGCAAAATCGCGCGCGCGGTACTACCACCCCGTGCACCTACAAACCATAGAACACTTAAATAACTGGCAGAGTAATAATCTACAGTAGTTAGGACGCCAGAAAGCGACTTACGGCGAAGACGGCGAAGGTGGGATGGTGCGAGGAGGTTGGAGAGGAGTAGGAAGTGGAGGGGCGCGCGCAGTCGGtcctgaggaggaagaaatcCTCGCCCTTCTTGGACTGCGCGGCGCACCCGTAGCGCAGCAGCGGCCGGCGCGTCGGCGCCTCCCCAACTCCACCTCCTACCCCTCCGTCCTCCTGTCCAGAGATACTGctcgcggcgccggcgcgccgctCCGTGCGGGCCTCTTCCTTTATGAGAGCCGCGAGCGGCACTGGTCCGCTGTTGCCACCAGCATGACGGTGGTGTTGTTCAGCCGCCGGCtcggccgacgacgacgacattcccttcgccttccccgaTCGGATCGAGGAGGGACTGACAGGCACGCGGAAAGGTAGGGAGGCCTGCAGACGCGGTTTtgttttctccctttttttacACGGTAGCTTGGCTCCAGTTTCGCATCCGGTGGGCCTCGCGCTTGCAGACTTCCATTTTTTAGCAACGACTTCATCGACTCATAATTCTTCAAAAATATTACATTAGACATTTTTTCacaatagatatattcatttttgataatttaaaacaaaaattatgaagcGGAGTAGAAAATAAAGTTACACGAACAAATAAAGGTGgaaacgaaaaagaaaaaccagaATAAGAACGGCTGTCCTGAAAAATTTGCAGAAAAAACCCAacggacaaaaaaaatacaaaacgtTCCTCAGTGTTCATACATTAACCGAAACCAACGACCACCGCCAACCTCCAATGTCGTGCAAATGGGCGTTGGAAGAGGTGCCGAGTCTCCACTATTGTCAGATCCAAAGAAGCATCGTCGCCGACAAGGCTTCGTGAGTCATAAACAGGCCTGCTGCAAGCAGCAAGACACATGTCGTTGTGGCACGTCAACCACGGGACGTCTTCGTGCTGTGTTGGACCCAGATCCAGTGCATCCCATCAATGAAGTCAGGGAATAACAACAGATCCACCACCTTCGGACGAACATTCTCGCTCCAGAGCAACCACCTTGCCCCGCCCTCGAGCGCCATCGTGGATAACGATGAACACCGTGACACATTGGCAGTGTGAGCCTGCGAGCACAATTCGACagctttttcttctttcttttcttttcacaaGGGCAGTTTTGTTGTTTTATAGAGAAATTTTTCGATAATGAAAGTCCGCATCGAGGAGACACATCCAGTAGTTTGacggggtgggggggggggctttCCCTCTTAACAATTTTATTACTTAAGTATTTATTAATCATATCATTAAACAGCAGCTTAggtcactttttttttctctaagcCCAACTCGTTTGCCTCACATAATCATTCATTTTGTAGAGGTATCTAGCTCTTGCCAAATTGAGCACACACTTGTAAAAGTAATCATCATTTTTCACTAAAAAGAGTTAACTCACTCGGAAAGATAAATTAAGATACTAGGCAAACCTTCACCAAGCTGTAATGAAGCTTAGGTAGATGCCAAACACCATGATTTAGTCTTGATCCTTTTGTGCAAACGGGCCATGGGGACTCGCGAATGGCTTGTTTCCTTGGCTTTCATCTATATGAATTTGCTTAGGTAGATGTCAAACACCatgagggaggagaggaagggatAGCGGAGGAACACACTATCGTTTTCCGTGCCATTGTTTGCCGAATCCTTAGGTCACCTCCAGCGGGGCGACCCATTTGGACCGGCGCGGTCTGTTTGCGGGAAAAGGACCAAAAGGGCGGTCCAGTGGGATGACGCATTTGAGCTGGCGTCCGCTTTTTTGTTCGTGAAAATGCATTCCAGGCGCAAATCTGCGTCGGATTTGCGCCCCCACGGACCGAGAAACGAAGCGCCGCTCGGTCCGCGCGTCCACTCGGTCAAACCTTTTCGCCTCTCCGTCCCCTCATGGCAGCGGCCGAAAGAACACACGTCCCCGGTCCTATTAAATGGGGACCATCTACCCGTCCCCATCCCCACACCCACTCACCTcctcccaaaccctagccaccgCCAACCATCGCCGAGCTCGAGCCCCAAGCGATGCCGCCCATGAGAGAATGTCCGCCGGCGAGGCAAACACAACCACGAGGCGGGCTCGTCCTCCGGAGCCCGCAACTGACGCCcccgcgcgcttcctcctcctccccgttcccttcctcctccgacgccgtTCCGCATCACGCCGCTGGCCCGCCGGGAGCGTCGGCAATACGTCGACGTCCGCCTGGCGGACTACTTTTGGGAGCACGGCATCCCAGCGCCGTGGTCTGACGTGCACTTTCCCCGCGGGTGGCACCTGAGCCCCGAGCGGGGTCCGGTGCCCCTCGTCTCGGCTACCGGGCGAGCTCGCGGTGGAgatccaccgccgccgccaacaccTCCCCGACAACCTCCGCGACGACCTCGATTTCGCGGAGGAGTCCCCATACCGGGATGCATGGTTCATGGCGGAGAACGACCTCCGCTGCGAGGGTTTCTTCGCCAGGGTCCCGGCGAGGAACGCCgccccaccaccgcctccaccaccgcagGCGATGGCGGTCATgaagcaagaggaggaggagccggtggcgcccgcgccgcacaccgaggaggaggaggcggccatgCTCGAGGCCGCTCTAATGGAGAGCGACCGGGTTGAGTTGGGCCAGTGGCTTGGACTCGGCGCCGCGCTCTACGTCTCCACCCTCACTGACGAGGGcggcgcgcctccgcctccaccgccgccgtcgcaagtccaggaggaggaggaggccgactGGTCTCCATGgacgccggagccggaggacgACCTGGAcctcggaggaggaggaggaggagatcatCGACTGTGAATCGGACTCTGAGTAGATGAtctttgttttattattttatgTAGTAGTTTTAATATTATGTAGTAGTACTTTTAACTATATATGTACGAACTTTGCCCCAACTATACATATATGCAATGTCTATCTTcggctagtttttttttttttgaaaatggaTCGCGTCGCAGGAGTCAGTGGCTGACCCAAACGGACGGAGGCCAGATTTGTGTCCGGCCGGCGACCCAAATGGACGAAAACCACTAAAGAAAGTGGTCCATTTGGGTCActtggctggagttgcccttaCGCCTCCGTCAGGTGCCAGAGCAGGGTGGAGGTAGGTGTTTGGGGAGAGAGATGCTTATCCATCTGATTTGGTTAACTCGGTCTGACCATCACTTAGGagaactagatgatgccctgCACGTTGTcgcg
The Brachypodium distachyon strain Bd21 chromosome 2, Brachypodium_distachyon_v3.0, whole genome shotgun sequence genome window above contains:
- the LOC100832137 gene encoding probable protein phosphatase 2C 3 isoform X2 yields the protein MSSSSAEPAAEQHHRHAGGNSGPVPLAALIKEEARTERRAGAASSISGQEDGGVGGGVGEAPTRRPLLRYGCAAQSKKGEDFFLLRTDCARPSTSYSSPTSSHHPTFAVFAVLDGHNGNAAAIYTRDNLLNHVLSAMPRGLSRNEWLHALPRALVSGFVKTDKEFQTKGQTSGTTATFVIIDGWTITVASVGDSRCILDAQGGSVSLLTVDHRLEENVEERERVTASGGEVGRLSVVGGAEIGPLRCWPGGLCLSRSIGDIDVGEFIVPVPYVKQVKLSNAGGRLIIASDGIWDSLSSEVAAKCCRGLPAELAAKQIVKEALRTRGLKDDTTCVVVDIIPPDQTMRLPSPPKKMNKIKSLIFRKKGKVMSNKLTKQLSSVGMVEEIFEEGSAMLSERLGNHSSGRRTSSLFTCAICQVDLDPSEGISVHAGSKFSSSSKPWQSPFLCSDCRDKKDAMEGKRPSGVKVL
- the LOC100832137 gene encoding probable protein phosphatase 2C 3 isoform X1; the encoded protein is MSSSSAEPAAEQHHRHAGGNSGPVPLAALIKEEARTERRAGAASSISGQEDGGVGGGVGEAPTRRPLLRYGCAAQSKKGEDFFLLRTDCARPSTSYSSPTSSHHPTFAVFAVLDGHNGNAAAIYTRDNLLNHVLSAMPRGLSRNEWLHALPRALVSGFVKTDKEFQTKGQTSGTTATFVIIDGWTITVASVGDSRCILDAQGGSVSLLTVDHRLEENVEERERVTASGGEVGRLSVVGGAEIGPLRCWPGGLCLSRSIGDIDVGEFIVPVPYVKQVKLSNAGGRLIIASDGIWDSLSSEVAAKCCRGLPAELAAKQIVKEALRTRGLKDDTTCVVVDIIPPDQTMRLPSPPKKMNKIKSLIFRKKGKVMSNKLTKQLSSVGMVEEIFEEGSAMLSERCRLGNHSSGRRTSSLFTCAICQVDLDPSEGISVHAGSKFSSSSKPWQSPFLCSDCRDKKDAMEGKRPSGVKVL